The Gemmatimonadales bacterium nucleotide sequence GGTGAAGGTGTCGGCGGTGGCGGCGGCGTGCCCGGTGACTTGCTGGGCGCTGGCGCCGGATGCGCAGGTCAGGGCGGCGCCGGCTAACAGCGCGCGAATGGCGGAGACAGTCACGGTGCTCCGGAGCGAGGGTCGGCGCCCTGCGTCCGGCGAGGCGCGCGGTGGATCATATCGCCACACATGGTCTCGTGCCAGTTGGCCCCACTCGCGCCTGTTGGGCCGATCCGCCGTAGCTTACTGCAAGCGGATGTGGAGGTGGGGCGCGTGCACCAACACCACGATCACCACGCAGACATCGTCGGCCCGGCCACGGCCCCGCCCGCACAGGCGCGCGAGACCGGACATGCCGCCCACGACCCGCACGCCGGCCACAGCGTGGCGATGTTCCGCGACCGGTTCTGGCTGAGCCTCCTCTTCACCATCCCGACGCTCATCTGGGGTCACATGCTCCAGAACGTGCTCGGCTTCCACCCGCCCGCCATCCCTGGCGCGCGCTGGATCCCGGCGGTGTTCGGGACGCTCGTCTTCATCTACGGCGGCCGGCCGTTTCTCGCCGGAGCGGTGCGCGAGCTCCGGGCGCGCTTGCCCGGAATGATGACGCTGATCGCACTCGCGATCACGGTGGCGTTTCTCTTCAGCGTCGCCGTGACGCTCGGCTTCCGGGGCATGCCGCTCTGGGAAGAGCTCGCGACCCTCGTCACCATCATGGTGCTGGGACACTGGATCGAGATGCGGTCCGTGACCCAGGCCCAGGGCGCGCTGCACGAGCTGGCGAAGCTGCTGCCCGGACACGCCACTCGAATCACGACCGACCCGGCGGGCGCCGAGCGCCTGGAAGACGTTCCGCTCGGGTCGCTGCGCGAGGGCGATCGCGTGCTGGTCCGGCCCGGCCAGAGCGTGCCGGCCGACGGCGAGGTGCAGAGCGGCACGAGCGAGGTGAACGAAGCCGTGCTGACCGGCGAGTCGCGCCCCGTCCCGAAACACCCCGGCGACCGGGTGATCGCAGGGACCATCAATGGCACGGGCGCACTGCGCGTGGTGATCATGGGGACGGGCGAGCGGACGGCGCTCGCCGGCATCATGCGGCTCGTGGCGGAGGCGCAGGCATCGCGCTCGCGGGCCCAGGCGCTGGCCGACCGCGCGGCGTTCTGGCTCACCGTGGCGGCGCTCGTGGCGGGCGCAGCCACCCTGATCGGCTGGCTCGCGCTGGGCGCGGCGGCGGCATACGCCGTCGAGCGGCTCGTCTCGGTGCTCGTGATCGCGTGCCCGCACGCGCTGGGGCTCGCCGTTCCGCTCGTCATCGCGATCTCGACCACGCTGGGCGCCCGGAGCGGGCTCCTGGTGCGCGACCGCCGGGGCCTCGAGGCGGCGCGGAAGCTCACGTCGGTGGTCTTCGACAAGACGGGCACCCTCACGCGGGGCGAGCACCGCGTGGTGGCCATTCGCGCAGCCGACGGCGTGGCCGAAGCGGACGCGCTTCGGCTCGCGGCCGCCGTCGAGCACGACGCCGAGCACCCGGTGGCGCGCGCGGTGGTCGCCACGGCGGCGGAGCGCGGCATTGCCGTGCCCGCGGCGGGCGACTTCCGCGCCGAACCGGGCCGCGGCGTCACCGCGGTGGTGGACGGACGGCGGCTCGCGGTGGGCGGCCCCAACCTGATCGAGCAGGCCGGCGTCGCGCCGCCGCCGGCCCTCACCGCATTCGCCCGCGACGCGGCGGCGCGCGGCGAGGGAGTCATCTACCTGCTCGACGGCGCCCGCGCGCTCGCGGCCTTTGCCGTGGCCGACGCCATCCGGCCGGAGTCGGCGGAAGCGGTGCACCGACTGCACGCGCAGGGCATGAAGGTGGCGATGCTGACCGGGGACGCGAAGCCGGTGGCGGACGCGGTGGCGCGAGCGCTTGCCATCGACACGGTGTTCTCCGGCGTACTGCCCGACCAGAAGGCCGCGCGGATCGAGGCGCTCCAGCGCGCGGGCGAGCGGGTGGCGATGGTGGGAGATGGGGTGAACGATGCCCCGGCGATCGTCGTGGCCGACGTGGGGATCGCGATCGGCGCGGGCACCGACGTGGCCGTCGAGGCGGGCGACATCGT carries:
- a CDS encoding heavy metal translocating P-type ATPase, which translates into the protein MHQHHDHHADIVGPATAPPAQARETGHAAHDPHAGHSVAMFRDRFWLSLLFTIPTLIWGHMLQNVLGFHPPAIPGARWIPAVFGTLVFIYGGRPFLAGAVRELRARLPGMMTLIALAITVAFLFSVAVTLGFRGMPLWEELATLVTIMVLGHWIEMRSVTQAQGALHELAKLLPGHATRITTDPAGAERLEDVPLGSLREGDRVLVRPGQSVPADGEVQSGTSEVNEAVLTGESRPVPKHPGDRVIAGTINGTGALRVVIMGTGERTALAGIMRLVAEAQASRSRAQALADRAAFWLTVAALVAGAATLIGWLALGAAAAYAVERLVSVLVIACPHALGLAVPLVIAISTTLGARSGLLVRDRRGLEAARKLTSVVFDKTGTLTRGEHRVVAIRAADGVAEADALRLAAAVEHDAEHPVARAVVATAAERGIAVPAAGDFRAEPGRGVTAVVDGRRLAVGGPNLIEQAGVAPPPALTAFARDAAARGEGVIYLLDGARALAAFAVADAIRPESAEAVHRLHAQGMKVAMLTGDAKPVADAVARALAIDTVFSGVLPDQKAARIEALQRAGERVAMVGDGVNDAPAIVVADVGIAIGAGTDVAVEAGDIVLVRNDPRDVARIVGLSRASYRKMVQNLWWAAGYNVIAIPAAAGVFARWGVVLSPAVAAILMSASTVIVAVNAQLLRRARLTP